The proteins below come from a single Rhizobium sp. BT04 genomic window:
- a CDS encoding DUF308 domain-containing protein, producing the protein MQTHSSLQSNWLRSYYFTRAAFSMIWIAAAILLAGQPRAVAFLLVLYPLWDALANLIDARVNGGLQANPSQTLNVAVSTVTALAVVIAISNSTYAVLAVFGAWAILSGLLQLYTGVRRWRTNGAQWVMILSGAQSALAGGFMISQSFGAAAPTILDIVPYAGFGAFYFLLSSIWLVVAAFRKAHA; encoded by the coding sequence ATGCAAACTCATTCTTCCCTCCAGTCCAATTGGCTGCGATCCTATTATTTCACCCGCGCCGCCTTCTCGATGATCTGGATTGCCGCCGCCATTCTTCTTGCCGGGCAGCCACGCGCCGTAGCCTTTCTGCTGGTGCTCTATCCCTTGTGGGACGCGCTGGCCAATCTGATCGACGCCAGGGTCAATGGCGGCCTGCAGGCCAACCCGTCGCAAACGTTGAATGTCGCCGTCAGCACGGTCACGGCGCTCGCCGTTGTCATCGCGATCAGCAATAGCACCTACGCCGTCCTCGCCGTGTTCGGAGCTTGGGCGATCCTCTCGGGCCTGTTGCAGCTCTATACCGGCGTAAGGCGCTGGCGGACCAACGGCGCACAATGGGTCATGATCCTGAGCGGCGCGCAATCGGCCCTTGCCGGCGGCTTCATGATCAGCCAATCGTTTGGCGCCGCCGCGCCGACGATCCTGGATATCGTGCCCTATGCCGGGTTCGGCGCATTCTACTTCCTGCTGTCCTCGATCTGGCTTGTCGTCGCAGCCTTTCGCAAGGCACATGCATAG